The Acidimicrobiales bacterium genome has a segment encoding these proteins:
- the rpsP gene encoding 30S ribosomal protein S16 — protein MAVKLRLMRMGKTKQPTYRVVAADGRSPRDGRFIEIIGTYQPRSEPSVVNIDNGKAVQWLTQGAQPTEVVQKLLRISGAWDEFQSRKGAG, from the coding sequence GTGGCAGTGAAGTTGCGCCTCATGCGCATGGGAAAGACCAAGCAGCCGACCTACCGGGTGGTCGCGGCCGACGGCCGCTCCCCGCGCGACGGCCGTTTCATCGAGATCATCGGTACCTACCAGCCCCGCTCGGAGCCGTCGGTCGTCAACATCGACAACGGCAAGGCCGTGCAGTGGCTCACGCAGGGGGCCCAGCCCACCGAGGTCGTGCAGAAGCTGCTGCGCATCTCGGGTGCGTGGGACGAGTTCCAGTCGCGCAAGGGCGCCGGGTGA
- a CDS encoding KH domain-containing protein has translation MSDAYDDELGPDDGFDDDDEDEASGNRIPAGVATAVLDYVARAIVDDPESVVVEVEEGRHGVTLRLHVAPDDMGKVIGRRGRVAQAIRALVRAAGARDGADVQVDIVD, from the coding sequence GTGAGCGACGCCTACGACGACGAGCTCGGGCCCGACGACGGGTTCGACGACGACGACGAGGACGAGGCCTCCGGCAACCGGATCCCGGCGGGGGTGGCCACGGCCGTCCTGGACTACGTGGCCCGCGCCATCGTCGACGACCCGGAGTCGGTGGTCGTCGAGGTCGAGGAGGGACGCCACGGGGTGACCCTGCGCCTGCACGTCGCCCCTGACGACATGGGCAAGGTGATCGGGCGCCGGGGCCGCGTGGCCCAGGCCATCCGCGCCCTCGTCCGCGCCGCCGGGGCCCGGGACGGCGCCGACGTGCAGGTGGACATCGTCGACTGA
- the rimM gene encoding ribosome maturation factor RimM (Essential for efficient processing of 16S rRNA) yields the protein MSRLEVGMVARPHGLRGEVIVELWTNRTERLAVGSRLWTRAAPPESAQERELTVAASTPHHNRWIVSFAGVTDRSGAEALRDAVLEAPPVADPDSLWVHELIGADLLDTTGRHRGRIVAVEANPASDLLVLEDGGLVPLRFVVDSRPGAVTAEIPEGLLG from the coding sequence GTGAGCCGGCTGGAGGTCGGGATGGTGGCCCGCCCCCACGGGTTGCGGGGCGAGGTGATCGTCGAGCTGTGGACCAACCGCACCGAGCGGCTCGCGGTGGGGAGCCGGCTGTGGACCCGCGCGGCTCCTCCCGAGAGCGCGCAGGAGCGGGAGCTGACGGTCGCGGCCTCCACGCCCCACCACAACCGCTGGATCGTCTCGTTCGCCGGTGTCACCGACCGGAGCGGAGCCGAGGCGCTGCGGGACGCCGTGCTGGAGGCCCCACCCGTCGCCGACCCCGACAGCCTCTGGGTGCACGAGCTGATCGGCGCCGACCTGCTCGACACCACCGGCCGGCACCGGGGCCGCATCGTCGCCGTCGAGGCCAACCCCGCCAGCGACCTGCTGGTCCTGGAGGACGGCGGGCTGGTCCCACTGCGCTTCGTCGTCGACAGCCGACCCGGCGCGGTGACGGCGGAGATCCC